From one Leptospira stimsonii genomic stretch:
- a CDS encoding PP2C family protein-serine/threonine phosphatase — MSLAPDYSQHTVLAVDDSEINLKLIVHTLKPLGFQLFTAESAAEARNILITNRIDILLLDVSMPGQDGFSFCRELREIERFKLLPILFITAISRELGFDEAISHGGDDFIHKPFQPRELIAKIRAFIRIKILQDELFEQKRNYEKELIMARKVQQELLPEKDLVWNGVGLSTIFQPLMQIGGDYTDAWVENNSLHIFIADCSGHGPSAALLAAMLKMQVSSLSPDQNLREKVKTLRHNLEKILPEEFSITFFYGILHEDLTFEYSNGGHPAPMLFQNGKVTTLPGMGPLIIPIELNVSEEFKTIQFEKGAYLLLYTDGATEIADKSMNILGEERLKKIFEEEVVKSGDILGSMMDSILAHSERRTNDDDIAMMVLKL, encoded by the coding sequence TTGTCCTTAGCTCCGGATTACAGTCAACATACGGTCCTCGCTGTCGATGATTCCGAAATCAATCTGAAGCTGATCGTACACACGCTCAAACCTCTGGGCTTTCAACTGTTCACGGCCGAGTCCGCGGCCGAGGCGAGAAATATTCTCATAACGAATCGAATCGATATTCTTCTCTTGGACGTGAGTATGCCCGGCCAAGACGGATTTTCCTTTTGTAGAGAATTGCGTGAGATCGAACGATTTAAACTTCTTCCCATTCTTTTTATCACCGCGATCAGTAGAGAATTGGGTTTTGACGAAGCGATCTCTCACGGAGGAGACGACTTCATCCACAAACCCTTTCAACCTCGGGAATTGATCGCGAAGATCCGCGCCTTTATCAGAATCAAAATTCTCCAAGACGAACTCTTTGAACAGAAGAGAAACTATGAAAAAGAATTGATCATGGCTCGTAAGGTCCAACAGGAACTTCTTCCCGAAAAAGATCTTGTTTGGAACGGAGTCGGCTTGAGTACGATCTTTCAACCCCTCATGCAGATCGGAGGCGATTACACGGACGCTTGGGTGGAAAATAATTCCCTTCATATCTTTATCGCGGATTGTTCCGGGCACGGGCCTTCGGCGGCGCTCCTCGCGGCGATGTTGAAGATGCAAGTCTCCAGTCTTTCTCCGGATCAGAATCTTAGGGAGAAGGTAAAAACGCTTCGTCACAATTTGGAAAAAATTCTTCCGGAAGAATTTTCGATCACGTTCTTTTACGGAATTCTTCACGAAGATCTTACATTCGAATATTCGAATGGAGGTCATCCGGCTCCGATGCTTTTTCAAAACGGAAAAGTCACAACTCTTCCCGGAATGGGACCTCTGATCATTCCGATCGAACTCAACGTAAGCGAAGAATTCAAAACGATTCAGTTCGAGAAAGGAGCGTATCTTCTTCTTTATACGGACGGAGCCACCGAAATCGCGGACAAGAGCATGAATATCTTAGGGGAAGAACGTCTCAAAAAAATCTTTGAAGAAGAAGTCGTAAAGAGCGGAGATATTCTCGGATCTATGATGGATTCCATTCTTGCGCATTCCGAGAGACGTACAAATGATGACGATATCGCTATGATGGTGTTGAAATTATGA
- a CDS encoding phosphoribosylaminoimidazolesuccinocarboxamide synthase yields MNLPNPSYRGKVRDIYDLGDKLILSSSDRISAFDVVFSQPVPDKGKVLNRISTSWFEYFKDVPNHILETDVKNFPAPFQNHPDLEGRSVLVKKCKRIDYECVVRGYISGSGWKEYKDAGTLAGVILPKGLKESQKLSEPVFTPAVKNDEGHDENISEKEMENRIGKELFGILREKSISIFLRASEVVDRAGIILCDTKFEFGILDGQVILIDELLTPDSSRYWSAETYSVGISPPSLDKQILRNYLETTNWNKMPPAPDLPEKLISELREKYQKIEDLILSCTSQKSR; encoded by the coding sequence ATGAATTTACCGAATCCTTCTTACAGAGGAAAAGTCCGAGACATCTACGACCTCGGTGATAAATTGATCTTGAGTTCTTCCGATCGAATTTCCGCGTTCGACGTAGTTTTTTCTCAACCTGTTCCGGACAAAGGAAAGGTTCTCAATCGAATTTCCACTTCCTGGTTTGAATATTTTAAAGACGTTCCCAATCACATCCTCGAAACCGATGTGAAGAATTTTCCCGCACCGTTTCAGAATCATCCCGACTTGGAAGGACGATCGGTTCTCGTAAAAAAGTGCAAACGGATCGACTACGAGTGTGTCGTTCGCGGTTATATCTCCGGTTCCGGTTGGAAAGAGTACAAGGACGCGGGAACTCTTGCGGGTGTGATCCTTCCCAAAGGTTTGAAAGAATCTCAGAAATTATCCGAACCCGTTTTTACTCCTGCGGTAAAAAACGATGAAGGCCACGACGAGAACATCTCCGAGAAAGAGATGGAAAATCGAATCGGAAAAGAACTCTTCGGAATTCTCAGAGAAAAATCGATTTCCATTTTCTTGCGCGCCTCTGAAGTGGTAGATAGGGCGGGAATCATTCTCTGTGATACCAAGTTTGAGTTTGGGATCTTGGACGGACAGGTCATCCTGATCGACGAGCTCCTCACTCCGGATTCTTCCCGGTATTGGTCTGCGGAAACCTATTCTGTAGGAATTTCTCCTCCAAGTTTGGACAAGCAGATCCTCCGGAATTATCTCGAAACTACGAACTGGAACAAGATGCCTCCGGCTCCCGATCTCCCGGAAAAACTCATTTCCGAGCTGAGAGAAAAATACCAGAAAATAGAGGATCTCATACTTTCATGTACATCGCAAAAATCCAGGTAG
- the purS gene encoding phosphoribosylformylglycinamidine synthase subunit PurS, which produces MYIAKIQVVLKESVLDPQGSTVKKVLSEVGEKSVQDVRVGKYIELKIDAPNEETARKDVERLCDKILVNHVIETYSANIQKI; this is translated from the coding sequence ATGTACATCGCAAAAATCCAGGTAGTCCTCAAAGAATCCGTTCTGGACCCGCAGGGGAGCACGGTGAAAAAAGTTCTCTCCGAAGTAGGAGAAAAATCCGTGCAAGACGTGAGAGTCGGAAAATACATCGAACTCAAGATCGACGCTCCGAACGAAGAAACCGCGAGAAAAGACGTGGAAAGACTCTGCGACAAGATTCTTGTAAATCACGTAATCGAAACATATTCTGCTAATATTCAAAAAATATGA
- the purQ gene encoding phosphoribosylformylglycinamidine synthase subunit PurQ: MKVAVITFPGSNCDADIYRVLRDQYKAEVDRIWHRDQLEKKYELVILPGGFSYGDYLRSGAMAGFSPVMKSVKEHVDKGGKLFGICNGFQILTEAEFLPGALTRNKNLKYICKTVTLKKGSSGNPVTSSLDPQKELRIPIAHADGCYFATSDVLKQLEDEGRVLFRYFGENPNGSLDAIAGITSKNFKIAGMMPHPERAMNSVTGEEDGKVVLDLILGA; encoded by the coding sequence ATGAAAGTTGCCGTAATCACGTTTCCCGGTTCCAACTGCGACGCTGATATTTATAGAGTTCTAAGAGATCAATATAAAGCGGAAGTGGATCGTATTTGGCACAGAGATCAACTCGAAAAAAAATACGAACTCGTGATTCTTCCGGGAGGTTTTTCCTACGGGGATTATCTTCGTTCCGGTGCGATGGCCGGTTTTTCTCCAGTGATGAAATCCGTGAAAGAACACGTAGATAAGGGCGGAAAACTTTTCGGAATCTGCAATGGTTTTCAGATTCTTACCGAAGCGGAATTTTTACCCGGCGCTCTGACGAGAAACAAAAACCTGAAATATATCTGTAAAACTGTGACCTTGAAAAAAGGTTCCTCCGGAAATCCGGTGACTTCTTCTCTGGATCCTCAGAAAGAATTGAGAATTCCGATCGCCCACGCAGACGGTTGTTACTTTGCGACCTCCGACGTTTTGAAACAACTCGAAGACGAAGGAAGAGTTCTCTTTCGTTATTTTGGGGAGAATCCAAACGGTTCTTTGGATGCGATCGCAGGAATCACCTCGAAGAATTTTAAGATTGCGGGAATGATGCCTCACCCGGAAAGAGCGATGAACTCCGTTACGGGCGAAGAAGACGGAAAGGTAGTTCTGGATTTGATTCTCGGAGCTTGA
- a CDS encoding ion transporter — protein MSMFHVDNKLRISWDILIFICILYASIESPLRVVLSYKQGFVVTALYVLVDILFFGDILVNIFPPEYVQGKWIHIQKKSIIQYFKTWFIFDFLAAFPFELVAESIFNVDLSSHPFLYLLFGITRIVKVVRIPGILYRLNLAFKPAPGILRLVLLMFWISVVAHWCAIGWLYIDNLDSAETGLDQYVQALYWTITTLTTVGYGDIVPTTTHQRIYTICVMLTGALVYATVIGNVASILANLDLVRATKLQRMAQVDSFLRARKLPFWLRRKIRDYYMYIIERGWGENEKELLSDLPVSLQRDVRIHLHREFLEKVPFLKGADPSLVTNLIFSLKHHVFLPGDIIFHRGDIGHNLYILSEGRVDVLSPDDSRVIVTLGDGQFFGELALVTAEPRSATIRCTSICEIYTLSKEDFLEALSLYPGFRDAMQESLRKLNVKMDLSRTFQKSRDSHS, from the coding sequence ATGAGCATGTTTCACGTAGACAACAAACTACGAATCTCCTGGGACATCCTGATCTTCATCTGCATTCTTTATGCGTCGATAGAATCACCGCTTCGAGTCGTCCTTTCCTACAAACAGGGATTTGTAGTAACAGCTCTTTACGTTCTTGTGGATATCCTCTTTTTCGGAGACATTCTTGTGAACATATTTCCTCCGGAATACGTTCAAGGAAAGTGGATTCATATCCAAAAAAAAAGCATCATACAATATTTCAAGACTTGGTTTATCTTTGATTTCCTCGCGGCGTTCCCTTTTGAGCTTGTGGCGGAATCTATTTTTAACGTCGATCTTTCCAGTCATCCGTTTCTATATCTCCTCTTCGGAATCACTCGTATCGTAAAAGTTGTTCGTATTCCCGGGATTCTCTATCGCTTGAATCTCGCTTTTAAACCGGCACCTGGAATTTTACGATTGGTCTTGCTTATGTTTTGGATCAGCGTTGTCGCCCATTGGTGTGCGATCGGTTGGTTGTATATCGACAATTTGGATTCCGCAGAAACGGGATTGGATCAATACGTACAAGCGCTCTATTGGACGATCACTACCTTGACGACGGTCGGCTACGGAGATATCGTTCCGACTACGACTCACCAGAGAATCTATACGATTTGTGTAATGCTTACGGGAGCTCTTGTATATGCGACCGTCATCGGTAACGTTGCGAGTATTCTCGCCAATTTGGATTTAGTGAGAGCGACCAAACTCCAGAGAATGGCTCAAGTGGATTCATTTTTGAGAGCGAGAAAACTTCCTTTCTGGCTAAGAAGAAAAATTAGAGACTACTATATGTATATTATCGAAAGAGGATGGGGAGAAAACGAAAAAGAATTGTTAAGCGACCTTCCCGTCTCTCTTCAGAGGGATGTAAGGATTCATCTTCATAGAGAATTTTTGGAAAAGGTTCCTTTTCTAAAAGGTGCAGATCCTTCTCTTGTTACGAACTTGATCTTCTCTTTAAAACATCACGTTTTTCTTCCGGGGGACATCATCTTTCACAGAGGAGATATAGGACACAATCTCTATATACTGAGTGAAGGTCGCGTGGACGTATTATCGCCGGACGATTCCAGAGTCATCGTTACGCTCGGAGACGGACAGTTTTTTGGAGAGTTGGCTCTCGTGACCGCGGAACCGCGCTCTGCAACGATCCGTTGCACTTCCATCTGCGAGATCTATACGTTGAGCAAAGAGGATTTTCTAGAAGCCTTGAGTTTGTATCCAGGATTTCGGGACGCGATGCAGGAAAGTCTTCGAAAACTCAATGTCAAGATGGATCTCAGTAGAACGTTTCAGAAAAGTAGGGATTCTCATTCTTAG
- a CDS encoding EAL domain-containing protein, with protein MLYSQDTSNILSYGENYYQPHYQPILEVTNCNIVGYEVLGRFYSPEKNEYRSLGYQFHNPELDTIRLIQIDRLIREKAIRHLKDTGLRTKLFLNMMPNFLSMIHTGDVLDLKRLHVLNLIEKYEISPADVVLEITEDKFDGSIEKLLSIVNVFKDYGFKIAVDDLGVGFSNLERIGYIHPDIMKVDIKIMRESLNRRSFKNVLSAIADMSQKLGSDLLFEGIETEEELHLALSMGANLLQGFYFSRPQVEFQDKKQFNRTLRDTLEKFSGLRFMELLEEFQKGQAVIDALGEKLEALRHNGKEDLPVVLHLMLPNLPSEILSVFACDIFGYQITPTYFRSHPGEDWDSDLTEIGNNYAWRPFFIRHKAKVVQNHAKWTVTEPVYDMDLHKQVVIFTYTLRDNYILVIKMDWERV; from the coding sequence ATGTTATATAGCCAGGATACAAGCAACATTCTCTCTTATGGAGAGAATTATTATCAACCCCACTATCAACCGATCCTGGAAGTCACCAACTGTAATATCGTAGGATACGAAGTTTTAGGAAGATTCTACTCTCCGGAAAAAAACGAATACCGTTCCTTAGGATATCAATTCCACAATCCAGAATTGGATACGATCCGATTGATTCAGATCGATCGGTTGATCCGAGAAAAAGCGATTCGACATTTGAAAGATACGGGGTTGAGAACAAAACTTTTCCTAAACATGATGCCCAACTTTCTTTCGATGATTCATACGGGAGACGTTTTGGATCTGAAAAGATTGCATGTCCTCAATCTGATAGAAAAATACGAGATCTCTCCCGCCGACGTTGTTCTGGAAATCACGGAAGATAAATTCGACGGAAGTATCGAGAAACTTCTCTCGATCGTAAACGTTTTTAAAGACTACGGATTCAAGATCGCGGTCGACGACCTCGGAGTCGGATTTTCCAACTTGGAAAGAATCGGTTATATCCATCCGGATATCATGAAAGTGGATATCAAGATCATGCGGGAAAGTTTAAACCGAAGATCTTTTAAGAACGTTCTGAGTGCGATCGCGGACATGTCCCAGAAACTCGGCTCCGATCTTCTCTTCGAAGGAATCGAAACGGAAGAAGAATTGCATCTCGCTCTTTCTATGGGAGCGAATCTCCTACAAGGATTTTATTTTTCAAGGCCTCAGGTCGAATTCCAAGACAAAAAACAATTCAATCGAACTCTGAGGGATACTCTGGAAAAATTCTCCGGTTTACGATTTATGGAACTCTTGGAAGAATTCCAGAAAGGTCAAGCCGTCATCGATGCGTTAGGTGAAAAGTTAGAGGCTTTGAGACACAACGGAAAAGAAGATCTCCCGGTCGTCTTACATCTGATGCTTCCGAATCTTCCCTCAGAAATTCTTTCCGTCTTTGCTTGCGACATTTTCGGTTATCAAATCACTCCCACTTATTTCCGTTCCCATCCCGGAGAGGATTGGGATTCCGACCTGACAGAGATCGGAAATAACTACGCTTGGAGACCGTTCTTCATTCGTCATAAAGCGAAGGTAGTTCAGAATCATGCGAAGTGGACCGTGACCGAACCCGTATATGATATGGACCTACATAAGCAAGTTGTAATCTTTACTTATACTCTGAGAGACAATTACATTCTCGTGATCAAGATGGATTGGGAACGCGTCTAA